One segment of Panicum virgatum strain AP13 chromosome 1K, P.virgatum_v5, whole genome shotgun sequence DNA contains the following:
- the LOC120651285 gene encoding cytokinin dehydrogenase 7-like codes for MARTRFVALIALVTSFLSVVAGQLRPLPAAGLPGDLFSLGIASRLRADRNATAKASTDFGQMVRAAPEAVFHPRAPADIAELIRFSASSPAPFPVSPRGQGHSWRGQSLAPGGVVVDMRSMGRGARINVSAAAGAEPAYVDAGGEQLWADVLRAALRHGLAPRVWTDYLRLTVGGTLSNAGIGGQAFRHGPQIANVHELDVITGTGEMVTCSRDKNSDLFFAALGGLGQFGVITRARIRLEPAPKRVRWVRLAYSDVAMFTKDQEFLISNQESQVGFNYVEGQVQLNRSFIEGPKSTPFFSTANLSRLASLASRTGAAAIYYIEGAMYYNEDTTISVDQKMEAVLDQLNFEPGFVFTKDVTYVQFLDRVGEEERALRSAGVWEVPHPWLNLFIPLSRILDFDTGVFKGLLRDANPAGVILMYPMNKDRWDDRMTAMTPTADEEVFYAVSLLWSALSADDVEQLEKVNESVLDLCAKTGMECKQYLPHHTSQEGWQQHFGAKWGKIAELKAKYDPQTILSRGHKIFPSRAAAAGVATA; via the exons ATGGCAAGAACTCGTTTTGTGGCACTGATCGCTCTCGTCACCAGCTTCCTCTCCGTCGTCGCTGGCCAGCTCCGGCCATTGCCTGCCGCTGGCCTCCCGGGCGACCTTTTCAGCCTGGGCATCGCGTCGCGGCTCCGCGCCGACCGCAACGCGACGGCGAAGGCGTCGACGGACTTCGGCCAGATGGTCAGGGCCGCGCCGGAGGCCGTGTTCCATCCACGCGCGCCCGCCGACATCGCCGAGCTCATCCGGTtctccgcctcctcgccggcgccgttcCCCGTGTCGCCGCGCGGGCAGGGCCACTCCTGGCGCGGCCAGTCGCTCGCCCCCGGCGGCGTTGTCGTGGACATGCGTTCCATGGGGCGCGGCGCCCGCATCAACGtgtccgcggcggccggcgcggagcCGGCGTacgtcgacgccggcggcgagcagctgtGGGCCGACGTCCTCCGCGCGGCGCTGCGCCACGGCCTCGCGCCGCGCGTGTGGACGGACTACCTCCGGCTCACCGTAGGCGGCACGCTCTCCAATGCCGGCATCGGCGGCCAGGCGTTCCGGCACGGCCCGCAGATCGCCAACGTGCACGAACTCGACGTGATCACAG GAACGGGGGAAATGGTGACATGCTCCAGGGACAAGAACTCGGACCTGTTCTTCGCGGCCTTGGGTGGATTGGGGCAGTTCGGGGTGATAACCCGGGCGAGGATTCGGCTCGAGCCGGCTCCAAAGCGGGTGCGGTGGGTCCGGCTCGCCTACTCGGATGTAGCCATGTTCACCAAGGATCAGGAGTTTCTCATATCAAATCAAGAGAGCCAAGTAGGGTTCAACTATGTTGAAGGCCAAGTCCAGCTCAACCGGTCCTTCATTGAAGGTCCCAAGTCAACACCATTCTTCTCCACTGCCAACCTCAGTAGGCTGGCCAGCCTCGCTTCGAGGACCGGCGCCGCTGCGATCTACTACATCGAAGGCGCCATGTACTACAACGAGGATACCACCATATCTGTGGATCAG AAAATGGAGGCAGTCTTGGATCAGCTGAACTTCGAGCCGGGGTTTGTGTTCACCAAGGACGTGACATATGTTCAGTTCCTTGATCGCGtgggagaggaggagagggcgcTCCGGTCAGCCGGTGTGTGGGAAGTGCCGCACCCATGGCTAAACCTCTTCATCCCCCTGTCTCGCATACTTGACTTTGACACCGGTGTATTCAAAGGGCTCCTTAGGGACGCCAACCCAGCTGGGGTAATCCTTATGTATCCCATGAACAAGGATAGGTGGGATGATCGGATGACGGCGATGACCCCAACCGCCGATGAGGAAGTTTTCTACGCCGTGAGTCTGCTTTGGTCGGCATTGTCAGCAGACGATGTGGAGCAGCTCGAGAAGGTGAACGAGTCAGTGCTGGATTTATGCGCTAAGACAGGCATGGAATGCAAACAGTACTTACCTCACCACACATCTCAAGAGGGGTGGCAGCAACATTTTGGGGCCAAGTGGGGCAAAATTGCTGAGCTGAAGGCCAAGTATGATCCTCAAACGATATTGTCACGAGGTCACAAGATTTTCCCTTCACGAGCTGCGGCTGCTGGCGTTGCGACTGCCTAA
- the LOC120693324 gene encoding protein CYTOKININ-RESPONSIVE GATA TRANSCRIPTION FACTOR 1-like has product MSTIYMSHMSTLPLMEGEQDQGLFPAFHVTKDPPILFPFMISNPVDQLQGQSSYGDQRLSHQVLAESTTHQQFTDRMMMMSGSDVFPRPSPFRPTIQSIDGDMIQRSAYDPYDIENTPRADGSISGWAAAAALPVKMKIMRKATSSEYPEGGAARKPRRRAQAHQDESQQLQQQAMGVVVRVCSDCNTTKTPLWRSGPCGPKSLCNACGIRQRKARRAAAGAAAAAASASNGGAPQVASVAAQAKPAKKEKIRADADQSLPFKKRCKMVAVDHAVTAAKAAAPTTVAAPTKQDQDHVSGDKVAAAATEVSMQSKVAAAPDPPAMSSFHAFAADEITDAAMLLMTLSCGLVRS; this is encoded by the exons ATGTCGACCATCTACATGAGCCACATGTCTACTCTCCCTCTAATGGAGGGAGAGCAGGATCAGGGGCTCTTTCCGGCCTTCCATGTCACGAAGGACCCACCTATCTTGTTCCCGTTCATGATCAGCAACCCCGTGGATCAGCTCCAAGGGCAAAGTAGCTATGGAGATCAGCGCTTGAGCCATCAAGTTTTGGCTGAATCTACTACTCATCAACAG TTCACTGAtcgcatgatgatgatgagcggATCAGACGTCTTCCCTAGGCCATCACCGTTCCGGCCGACCATTCAAAGCATCGATGGTGACATGATCCAACGGTCCGCGTATGATCCATACGATATCGAGAACACGCCGCGTGCCGATGGATCGATCAGTGgctgggcagcggcggcggcactgccaGTGAAGATGAAGATCATGAGGAAGGCGACGAGCAGTGAGTATCCCGAGGGAGGGGCAGCGAGAAAGCCAAGGAGAAGAGCACAAGCACACCAGGATGAGagccagcagctgcagcagcaggctATGGGTGTCGTCGTTAGAGTGTGCTCCGACTGCAACACCACCAAGACCCCCTTGTGGAGGAGTGGTCCTTGTGGCCCCAAG TCTCTTTGCAACGCATGCGGCATAAGGCAAAGGAAGGCGCGCCGggcagcggcgggggcggccgccgctgccgccagtgCCAGCAACGGAGGAGCTCCACAGGTGGCCAGTGTCGCCGCGCAGGCAAAGCCggccaagaaggagaagatcaGGGCGGATGCCGATCAGTCGCTGCCGTTCAAGAAACGGTGCAAGATGGTCGCCGTAGATCACGCTGTCACGGCtgccaaggcggcggcgccgacgacaGTCGCTGCTCCGACCAAGCAGGATCAGGATCACGTCTCCGGTGACAAGGTTGCTGCTGCAGCAACGGAGGTGAGTATGCAGAGCAAGGTCGCCGCCGCTCCTGATCCGCCTGCCATGTCGTCGTTCCACGCCTTCGCCGCCGACGAGATCACCGACGCCGCCATGCTGCTCATGACACTGTCCTGTGGGCTCGTCCGCAGCTAG
- the LOC120693237 gene encoding elongation factor 1-gamma 2, translating to MALVLHAGSGNKNAFKALIAAEYSGIKVELVKDFQMGVSNKTPEFLKMNPIGKVPVLETPDGPVFESNAIARYVTRLKADNPLYGSSLIDYAHIEQWMDFAATEVDANIGKWLYPRMGFYPYAAVSEETAIAALKRALGSLNTHLASNTFLVGHSVTLADIVLTCNLYLGFIRILTKSFTTEFPHVERYFWTMVNQPNFKKVIGDVKQAETVPPVQKKAAPAKEQKPKEAKKEAPKEALKPKADEKPAEEEPKPKPKNPLDLLPPSKMILDDWKRLYSNTKTNFREVAIKGFWDMYDPEGYSLWFCDYKYNDENTVSFVTMNKVGGFLQRMDLCRKYAFGKMLVVGSEPPFKVKGLWLFRGSEIPKFVMDEVYDMELYEWTKVDLSDEAQKERVNAMIEDQEPFEGEALLDAKCFK from the exons ATGGCGCTT GTACTGCATGCTGGCAGTGGTAACAAAAATGCATTCAAGGCTCTTATTGCCGCGGAGTACAGTGGTATCAAGGTTGAGTTGGTGAAGGACTTTCAAATGGGTGTCTCCAACAAAACCCCTGAGTTTCTCAAGATGAACCCCATTGGGAAG GTTCCTGTCCTCGAGACTCCTGATGGTCCTGTTTTTGAGAGCAATGCAATTGCACGATATG TTACTCGCTTGAAGGCTGACAACCCACTTTACGGATCTTCACTGATTGATTAT gcCCACATTGAACAGTGGATGGACTTTGCTGCAACAGAGGTCGACGCTAACATTGGGAAGTGGCTGTACCCACGTATGGGGTTTTATCCCTATGCTGCTGTG AGTGAGGAAACAGCCATTGCGGCTTTGAAGAGAGCATTGGGTTCCCTCAACACCCACCTTGCATCAAACACATTTCTTGTTGGGCATTCGGTGACTCTTGCGGATATCGTGCTGACATGCAACCTCTACTTGGGCTTTATTCGGATCTTGACCAAGAGTTTCACCACAGAGTTCCCTCATGTTGAGAGGTACTTCTGGACCATGGTCAATCAGCCAAACTTCAAGAAAGTCATAGGTGATGTGAAGCAGGCGGAAACTGTGCCACCTGTTCAAAAGAAGGCTGCACCAGCGAAGGAGCAGAAGCCTAAGGAAGCCAAAAAGGAGGCCCCAAAAGAGGCCCTGAAGCCTAAGGCAGATGAGAAACCAGCGGAGGAAGAACCAAAGCCTAAGCCAAAGAATCCTCTTGATTTGCTCCCTCCAAGCAAGATGATCCTCGATGATTGGAAGAGGCTGTACTCCAACACAAAAACCAACTTCCGCGAGGTTGCTATTAAAG GTTTCTGGGATATGTATGACCCAGAGGGCTACTCCCTGTGGTTCTGTGACTACAAGTACAATGATGAGAACACCGTGTCTTTTGTAACCATGAACAAGGTTGGTGGGTTCCTGCAGCGGATGGACCTGTGCCGCAAATATGCTTTTGGAAAAATGCTTGTGGTTGGATCTGAGCCACCTTTCAAGGTCAAGGGGCTCTGGCTCTTCCGTGGCTCAGAGATCCCAAAGTTTGTCATGGATGAGGTCTACGACATGGAGCTCTATGAGTGGACCAAGGTTGACCTCTCCGATGAGGCCCAGAAGGAGCGTGTCAATGCCATGATTGAGGACCAAGAGCCCTTCGAAGGCGAGGCTTTGCTGGATGCGAAATGCTTCAAGTGA
- the LOC120693091 gene encoding probable serine/threonine-protein kinase SIS8, with protein sequence MSRMKHLLRKLHLAGGAPAGGAGAAPDHHRPRHRRSGHPTATAPPSPPLVVAAAGAPEPPEPAGATPAAAVAVAVAPAAGEPRGLGAEAATTRLEEDYQVRLALAISASDHAGLVDADSVQIRAAELISLGGAAAGAAGHDRSPAEALSARYWNHSVVNYDEHLPDGFYDVCGAQLHPGFQAKFPSLGYLRAVPPGRDVAFLAVLVDRERDPALKRLEDRAAVVAVQTRAQHGGAASAELAQRIAGLVVNAMGGLVEDADGMNREWGIKSRGLSLQLNSIVLPLGSLRVGLSRHRSLLFKVLADRVNLPCKLVKGICYTGTDEGAVNLVRVDFDSTEYIIDLMGAPGTLIPSDISGSQFQDSNNSQLGSDAIEESVAELCLALEQINGGYENRNDIGGSSSDHSSILALTSNLADFSQAELKQNVIAEEDLEGEISEPIKVNDVSKYVVPEVVDPQFAQNLHDLLLESGALLPADLIPDQNSHKIHDNESGGWLLVAQTGKDYPNSFVAKDSSSPYENTQHHAENTEEIIRDLDLHDHTSSAISIEDQRVAEDSLVNMSGSSNGNLDNLSWSSTKTISSVIDDVAEYEMPWEDLDIGERIGLGSYGEVYHADWNGTEVAVKKFLDQDLSGVSLEQFKCEVRIMSRLRHPNVVLFLGYVTQPPNLSILTEYLPRGSLYRLLHRPNSQVDEVRRLKMALDVAKGMNYLHSSHPTIVHRDLKSPNLLVDKNWVVKVSDFGMSRLKHHTFLSSKSTAGTPEWMAPEVLRNEPSNEKCDVYSFGVILWELATMRVPWSGLNPMQVVGAVGFQNRRLDIPKEVDPQVASIISSCWDNDPSKRPSFSQLLSPLKQLQRLVVTGSC encoded by the exons GGGGCCTCGGGGCGGAGGCCGCCACGACGCGGCTGGAGGAGGACTACCAGGTGCGCCTCGCGCTCGCGATCTCGGCCTCGGACCACGCGGGGCTCGTCGACGCGGACTCGGTCCAGATCCGCGCGGCCGAGCTCATCagcctcggcggcgccgccgcgggggccgcCGGCCACGACCGGAGCCCCGCGGAGGCGCTCTCCGCGCGCTACTGGAACCACAGCGTCGTCAACTACGACGAGCACCTCCCCGACGGCTTCTACGACGTCTGCGGCGCGCAGCTGCATCCCGGCTTCCAGGCCAAGTTCCCCTCCCTCGGCTACCTCAGGGCGGTCCCGCCGGGCCGCGACGTCGCCTTCCTGGCCGTCCTCGTGGACCGGGAGCGCGATCCTGCCCTAAAACGCCTGGAGGATAGGGCTGCGGTGGTTGCGGTGCAGACGAGGGCGCAGCATGGTGGTGCTGCTTCGGCGGAGCTTGCGCAGAGGATTGCGGGTCTGGTTGTTAATGCGATGGGCGGTCTGGTGGAGGATGCTGATGGGATGAACAGGGAATGGGGCATCAAGAGCCGGGGGCTCTCGCTCCAGCTGAACAGTATTGTTCTTCCTCTTGGTTCGCTTCGGGTTGGGCTGTCACGGCACAGATCGCTACTATTTAAG GTACTCGCTGACCGAGTCAATCTTCCATGTAAGCTTGTGAAAGGAATATGTTACACTGGAACAGATGAAGGGGCTGTTAATTTGGTCAGAGTTGATTTTGACAG CACTGAATATATTATTGATCTGATGGGAGCTCCAGGCACCTTAATCCCTTCAGATATTTCTGGCAGTCAGTTTCAGGATTCCAACAATAGCCAACTGGGCAGTGATGCCATTGAAGAGAGTGTCGCAGAATTGTGCTTAGCTCTTGAGCAGATTAATGGTGGATATGAGAACAGAAATGACATTGGAGGAAGTTCATCTGATCACAGTTCTATTTTAGCGCTCACTTCAAATCTGGCAGATTTTTCTCAGGCAGAACTCAAACAAAATGTTATCGCTGAGGAAGATCTCGAAGGGGAAATTTCTGAGCCTATTAAAGTCAATGATGTTTCCAAATATGTTGTGCCTGAAGTAGTGGACCCgcagtttgcacaaaatttgcaTGACCTACTTCTGGAGAGTGGTGCATTGCTACCCGCTGATTTAATACCTGATCAAAATAGTCACAAAATACATGATAATGAAAGTGGAGGATGGTTACTTGTTGCTCAAACAGGGAAAGATTATCCAAATAGTTTTGTAGCTAAAGATTCTTCATCACCTTATGAAAATACACAACACCATGCGGAAAATACAGAAGAAATCATCAGAGATTTGGATTTGCATGATCATACCAGTAGTGCTATTTCCATTGAGGATCAAAGGGTTGCTGAAGATTCTTTGGTGAACATGTCGGGAAGTAGCAATGGAAATTTGGACAATTTAAGCTGGTCTAGTACAAAAACAATCAGCTCAGTTATAGATGATGTTGCTGAATATGAAATGCCATGGGAAGATCTTGATATTGGAGAACGTATTGGTTTAG GTTCATATGGGGAAGTTTATCATGCGGATTGGAATGGCACG GAGGTTGCAGTGAAGAAATTTCTTGACCAGGATTTATCAGGTGTTTCACTCGAGCAATTTAAATGTGAA GTGAGAATCATGTCGAGATTAAGGCATCCCAACGTTGTTCTTTTCTTGGGATATGTGACACAGCCGCCAAATCTCTCTATATTAACTGAGTACCTCCCAAG gggGAGTCTATATCGCCTGTTGCATCGGCCAAATAGTCAAGTCGATGAAGTACGGAGGTTAAAAATGGCACTAGATGTG GCAAAAGGGATGAACTACCTGCACTCCAGCCATCCTACCATTGTTCACCGTGATCTGAAATCCCCAAATCTTTTAGTGGATAAGAATTGGGTTGTTAAG GTGTCTGATTTTGGCATGTCAAGGTTGAAACATCATACTTTTCTTTCCTCTAAGTCAACTGCTGGAACA CCAGAGTGGATGGCACCTGAGGTACTACGGAATGAACCATCAAATGAGAA GTGTGATGTTTACAGTTTTGGAGTAATCCTATGGGAACTAGCAACCATGCGTGTACCATGGAGTGGGTTGAATCCAATGCAAGTTGTAGGAGCAGTTGGGTTCCAGAACAGACGACTAGACATCCCCAAGGAAGTGGACCCGCAGGTGGCCAGCATAATATCTTCATGCTGGGATAA TGATCCGAGCAAAAGGCCGTCATTTTCCCAGCTCTTGTCACCTCTAAAGCAATTGCAACGTTTAGTTGTTACAGGAAGCTGCTGA